The Flavobacterium piscisymbiosum genome includes a region encoding these proteins:
- a CDS encoding ABC transporter ATP-binding protein, giving the protein MKELSYLNKYFIKYKYSFSLGILITIIAQIFSLFTPKLISKSLNAIEKFDKLPEADQTSQVIIDSYRDGLIHNVLLIIATTIVAGFLTFLMRQTLIVMSRHIEFDLKNEVFRQYENLSQNFYKQNRTGDLMNRISEDVSKVRMYVGPAVMYTINTFIRFAIVIIYMYNVSPLLTLYTILPLPILSYCIFKLSSEINKRSTTFQQYLSKVSSFSQEIFSGIRVIKANSLENQHQNNMVALADESKKKSLDLAKVQSLFGPLMIALIGISNLVVIYFGGVMYINGTIPNIGTIAEFILYVNMLTWPVASLGWVSSMVQEAEASQKRLNEFLKLEPEIKNKNENSSDIQGSIAFENVSYTYEDTNIEALKNVTFTVKKGETLAILGKTGSGKSTILSLISRLYDVTDGKITIDQEEISTLNLNDLRNNIGIVPQDAFLFSDTIKNNIKFGNQNATDEEVIEAAKNAVVHDNIAAFNKQYDTILGERGITLSGGQKQRVSIARAIIKNPAILLFDDCLSAVDTETEETILNNLFKICKDKTTIIVSHRVSSAKNADKIIILEDGRIIQQGSHNQLINQEGYYASLYLKQLSEKELL; this is encoded by the coding sequence ATGAAAGAATTAAGCTATTTAAACAAATATTTCATAAAATATAAATATAGTTTCTCTTTAGGAATTTTAATCACCATAATCGCACAAATATTCTCTTTATTCACTCCTAAGCTTATTAGTAAGTCTTTGAATGCTATCGAAAAGTTTGATAAACTGCCAGAAGCTGATCAGACATCACAAGTAATTATTGATTCTTATCGAGATGGATTAATTCATAACGTATTGCTAATCATAGCCACTACGATTGTTGCGGGTTTCCTGACTTTTTTAATGCGCCAGACTTTAATCGTAATGTCCCGCCATATTGAGTTTGATTTAAAAAATGAAGTGTTCAGACAATATGAGAATCTTTCACAAAACTTTTACAAACAAAATCGTACGGGAGATTTAATGAACCGTATTAGCGAAGATGTTTCAAAAGTACGCATGTATGTTGGTCCGGCCGTGATGTATACCATCAATACCTTTATACGTTTTGCCATCGTTATTATATATATGTATAATGTTTCGCCATTATTGACCTTATATACTATTTTGCCATTGCCAATTCTTTCGTATTGCATTTTTAAATTAAGTTCTGAAATCAACAAACGAAGCACCACTTTTCAGCAATATTTATCGAAAGTTTCCAGTTTCTCTCAGGAAATTTTTTCCGGAATCAGAGTTATCAAAGCAAATTCCTTAGAAAACCAACATCAGAATAATATGGTGGCTCTTGCCGATGAAAGCAAAAAGAAGAGTCTGGATTTAGCCAAAGTGCAATCGTTATTTGGTCCTTTAATGATTGCCTTAATCGGGATTAGTAATTTGGTGGTGATTTATTTTGGAGGTGTTATGTACATCAACGGAACGATCCCTAACATTGGTACCATTGCAGAGTTTATCTTATATGTAAATATGTTGACCTGGCCCGTTGCTTCTTTGGGATGGGTTTCATCGATGGTTCAGGAAGCAGAAGCCTCTCAGAAACGTTTGAATGAGTTTTTGAAACTTGAACCGGAAATTAAAAACAAAAATGAAAATTCATCAGACATTCAAGGTTCGATTGCTTTTGAAAATGTAAGTTATACGTATGAAGATACGAATATCGAAGCGTTGAAAAATGTAACTTTCACAGTAAAAAAAGGAGAAACACTGGCAATTTTAGGAAAAACAGGTTCCGGAAAATCGACTATTTTATCCTTGATTTCACGTTTATATGATGTTACCGATGGAAAAATTACTATTGATCAGGAAGAAATAAGCACTTTAAACCTAAATGATTTAAGAAACAATATTGGGATAGTACCTCAGGATGCTTTTCTATTCTCTGATACTATTAAAAACAATATAAAATTTGGTAATCAAAACGCTACAGACGAAGAAGTAATAGAAGCTGCCAAAAATGCTGTAGTTCATGATAATATTGCCGCTTTCAACAAACAATACGATACTATTTTAGGAGAAAGAGGGATCACACTTTCGGGCGGACAAAAGCAGCGTGTATCTATAGCACGTGCGATTATAAAAAATCCGGCCATACTGCTTTTTGATGATTGTTTATCGGCCGTAGACACAGAAACCGAAGAAACAATTTTAAATAATTTATTCAAAATCTGTAAAGATAAAACTACAATAATTGTAAGCCACAGAGTATCCTCAGCAAAGAATGCAGATAAGATAATCATTTTAGAAGACGGAAGGATCATTCAACAAGGCTCTCATAATCAATTAATAAATCAGGAAGGATATTATGCATCGTTATATTTAAAACAACTTTCGGAAAAAGAATTACTTTAA
- a CDS encoding Glu/Leu/Phe/Val family dehydrogenase → MDATFATGKELQKMDPVFGQLSFDDHEQIVFCNDKDTGLKAIIGIHNSVMGPALGGTRMWNYNTEWEALNDVLRLSRGMTYKSAITGLNIGGGKAVIIGDAKTQKTPELMRKFGEFVHSLGGRYITAEDVGMETKDMDTVRDVTPYVTGISEERGGSGNPSPITAYGVYLGMKAAAKSQFGTDVLEGKKVLVQGIGHVGEALVEYLTKEGAIVTITDINEEKLFQVAQKYNATIYTGADLYTADVDIYAPCAMGAIINDDTVNKIKAKVIAGAANNQLADENIHGARLQERGILYAPDFLINAGGIINVYAELEHYGKAEIMTKTENIYNTTLEIIDYAVKNGMTTHKAALTIAQNRIDLRKIENASRK, encoded by the coding sequence ATGGATGCAACTTTCGCAACTGGAAAGGAACTTCAAAAAATGGATCCTGTTTTTGGTCAACTATCTTTTGATGATCACGAACAAATTGTTTTTTGCAATGACAAAGATACGGGTTTAAAAGCAATTATTGGTATTCATAATTCAGTTATGGGGCCAGCTTTAGGAGGGACCAGAATGTGGAACTATAATACCGAATGGGAAGCATTAAACGATGTTTTGCGTCTTTCAAGAGGTATGACATATAAATCTGCCATCACAGGATTGAATATCGGTGGAGGTAAAGCAGTAATTATTGGGGATGCTAAAACACAAAAAACACCAGAATTAATGCGCAAGTTTGGAGAGTTTGTACACTCTTTAGGCGGAAGATATATTACAGCAGAAGATGTTGGAATGGAAACTAAAGATATGGACACTGTAAGAGATGTAACGCCTTATGTTACGGGAATCTCTGAAGAAAGAGGTGGTTCAGGAAATCCTTCTCCAATAACAGCTTATGGTGTTTATTTAGGAATGAAAGCTGCTGCTAAAAGTCAGTTTGGAACTGATGTTTTAGAAGGTAAAAAAGTTTTGGTTCAGGGAATTGGTCACGTTGGCGAAGCTTTGGTAGAATATTTGACTAAAGAAGGAGCAATCGTTACGATTACTGATATCAATGAAGAAAAATTATTTCAGGTAGCTCAAAAATACAACGCAACAATTTATACTGGAGCAGATTTATATACTGCTGATGTTGATATTTATGCGCCATGTGCAATGGGAGCAATTATTAATGATGATACAGTAAACAAAATCAAAGCTAAAGTTATTGCTGGTGCTGCCAACAATCAGTTAGCTGATGAAAATATTCATGGAGCAAGATTACAGGAAAGAGGTATTTTATATGCACCTGATTTCTTGATCAATGCTGGTGGAATCATCAATGTTTATGCTGAATTAGAGCACTACGGTAAAGCCGAAATCATGACTAAAACCGAAAATATCTACAACACTACTTTAGAAATTATCGATTATGCTGTGAAAAACGGAATGACAACACATAAAGCTGCACTTACAATTGCTCAAAATCGTATCGATTTGAGAAAAATTGAAAACGCTTCTAGAAAGTAA
- the nusB gene encoding transcription antitermination factor NusB, which yields MQSIYAMHQSGSDNLEKEEKFLFYSIDNIQDLYLIMLSSLIEICKKESVFLHLSSKKHLATAAERNPNEKFINNKIFQLLAESNSLSIALENRKINNWSLNDDYIILLLNDIKSSDLYAKYMSTTTNTFEEDRQFVIDLFADVIVPNEKLYEYLEDDKLTWVDDIPVVNTHIVKQLKAIKTQDPDDFRVPKLYKDVEDKDFAKDLFRRTVLNESILAKEYDDKTPNWDSERIAEIDTIILKMAICEFLKFPSIPVKVTLNEYLEIAKEYSTPKSSIFINGILDNLVKELTANKKMIKVGRGLM from the coding sequence ATGCAATCCATTTATGCAATGCATCAAAGCGGTTCTGATAATCTGGAAAAAGAAGAGAAGTTTCTTTTTTACAGTATCGATAATATTCAGGATTTATATCTTATAATGCTTTCTTCATTGATTGAAATTTGCAAAAAAGAATCTGTTTTTTTACATCTTTCAAGCAAAAAACATCTTGCAACTGCTGCAGAACGTAATCCGAACGAAAAGTTCATCAATAACAAAATTTTCCAACTTCTTGCTGAAAGCAACTCTTTGAGTATTGCCTTAGAAAATCGTAAAATCAACAACTGGTCGTTGAATGATGATTATATCATTTTACTTTTAAATGATATTAAATCAAGTGATTTGTATGCAAAATACATGAGCACTACAACCAATACTTTTGAGGAAGACAGACAATTTGTAATCGATTTATTTGCTGATGTAATTGTTCCTAACGAAAAATTATATGAGTATTTAGAAGATGATAAATTAACCTGGGTTGATGATATTCCGGTTGTAAATACACATATCGTTAAACAATTGAAAGCAATTAAAACTCAGGATCCTGATGATTTTAGAGTGCCAAAATTGTATAAAGATGTTGAAGATAAGGATTTTGCTAAAGATTTGTTTAGAAGAACAGTTTTAAACGAATCAATTCTGGCAAAAGAATACGATGATAAAACACCAAACTGGGACAGTGAAAGAATCGCTGAAATTGATACTATTATTTTGAAAATGGCAATTTGCGAGTTTTTAAAATTCCCTTCGATTCCAGTAAAAGTAACTCTTAACGAATATTTAGAAATTGCAAAAGAGTATTCTACACCAAAAAGCAGTATTTTTATCAACGGAATTTTAGATAATCTTGTTAAAGAGCTTACAGCTAATAAAAAGATGATTAAAGTTGGGCGTGGTTTGATGTAA
- the yajC gene encoding preprotein translocase subunit YajC, with protein MQDLLKFAPYLLMFVVLYFFMIRPQQKRAKNEKEFESSLKVGDKIITKSGFHGKIVELAETSAVIETMSGKLKIERSAISMEMSAALKKA; from the coding sequence ATGCAAGATTTATTAAAATTTGCCCCTTATTTACTAATGTTTGTCGTGTTGTATTTCTTTATGATCAGACCACAACAAAAAAGAGCAAAAAATGAAAAAGAATTTGAAAGCAGCCTGAAAGTAGGTGATAAAATAATTACAAAAAGTGGTTTTCACGGTAAAATTGTTGAACTTGCTGAAACAAGCGCAGTGATTGAAACAATGTCTGGAAAATTAAAAATTGAGCGTTCAGCTATTTCTATGGAAATGAGTGCTGCTTTGAAAAAAGCTTAA
- a CDS encoding YdeI/OmpD-associated family protein, producing MEPTSDKKHVWDKVNNWEEELLFLKSIIDKTELVETIKWGGPVYVFNKKNVVGIGGFKEYFTIWFFNGVFLKDEKKKLINAQEDKTKSLRQWRFTSKEEVNEKEVLEYILEAIENEKQGKIIKPSKKEAIVSELFEKVMSQNKVLAEAFQKFSPYKQYEFLEYIESAKQEKTKLSRIKKVVPMILGNIGLNDKYR from the coding sequence TTGGAACCCACTTCCGATAAAAAACACGTTTGGGACAAAGTCAATAACTGGGAAGAAGAATTACTTTTCCTGAAATCAATTATTGACAAAACCGAACTGGTTGAAACCATAAAATGGGGTGGCCCGGTTTATGTTTTCAATAAAAAAAATGTTGTCGGAATTGGAGGTTTTAAAGAATATTTTACGATTTGGTTTTTTAATGGTGTCTTTTTAAAAGATGAGAAAAAGAAACTCATTAATGCTCAGGAAGACAAGACAAAATCTTTACGTCAGTGGCGATTTACTTCAAAAGAAGAAGTCAATGAAAAAGAAGTTTTAGAATATATCTTAGAAGCGATAGAAAACGAAAAGCAGGGAAAAATTATAAAACCTTCAAAAAAAGAAGCCATTGTTTCAGAACTTTTTGAAAAAGTAATGAGTCAGAATAAGGTTTTGGCAGAAGCATTTCAAAAATTCAGTCCGTATAAACAGTATGAGTTTTTAGAATATATAGAAAGTGCTAAACAAGAGAAAACTAAGCTTTCGAGAATAAAAAAAGTGGTTCCTATGATATTAGGGAATATTGGGTTGAATGATAAATACAGATGA
- the pepT gene encoding peptidase T, with translation MQHIIDRFISYVTIDTESDPNSNTTPSTEKQWNLANKLVEELKTIGLADVTIDDKAYIMATLPSNVDHEVPTIGFVSHFDTSPDFSGANVKPQIIENYDGKDIVLNAEKNIVLSPNYFKDLLQYKGQTIITTDGTTLLGADDKAGITEIVSAMEYLIQHPEIKHGKIRIGFTPDEEIGRGAHHFDVEKFGAQWAYTMDGSQIGELEYENFNAAGAKITFKGKSVHPGYAKGKMINSMLIANDFINELPKGETPQETKGYEGFFHVHHITGSIEETVLELIIRDHNKLKFEKRKDLIGKIAKKINKKFAKQFGEDIVTAEVKDQYYNMKEKVLPVKHIVDIAEKAMRELGIKPIIKPIRGGTDGSQLSFMGLPCPNIFAGGHNFHGKYEYIPAESIQKATDVIVKIAELTAIPGTFDVAEKPKRKR, from the coding sequence ATGCAACATATTATAGATCGTTTTATCAGTTACGTAACTATTGATACTGAGTCAGACCCAAATTCAAATACCACTCCAAGTACAGAAAAACAATGGAATCTTGCCAATAAACTAGTCGAAGAACTAAAAACAATTGGTCTTGCAGATGTTACCATAGATGACAAAGCTTATATCATGGCAACTTTACCAAGTAATGTAGATCATGAAGTACCCACGATTGGTTTTGTTTCGCATTTTGATACTTCTCCTGATTTTAGCGGAGCAAATGTAAAACCTCAAATAATTGAAAATTACGACGGAAAAGATATCGTCTTAAACGCTGAGAAAAACATTGTTTTATCTCCAAATTACTTTAAAGATTTATTACAATATAAAGGACAAACGATCATTACTACTGACGGAACTACTCTATTAGGTGCCGATGATAAGGCCGGAATTACCGAGATTGTTTCGGCAATGGAATACTTAATTCAGCATCCTGAAATTAAACACGGAAAAATCAGAATTGGTTTTACGCCTGATGAAGAAATTGGTCGTGGCGCGCATCATTTTGATGTGGAGAAATTTGGCGCACAATGGGCTTACACAATGGACGGAAGCCAGATTGGTGAATTAGAATATGAAAATTTTAATGCGGCTGGAGCCAAAATTACTTTCAAAGGAAAAAGCGTTCACCCGGGTTATGCCAAAGGAAAAATGATCAATTCGATGTTGATTGCTAATGATTTCATCAACGAACTTCCTAAAGGAGAAACTCCTCAGGAAACCAAAGGTTACGAAGGATTTTTTCACGTTCACCATATAACCGGAAGCATCGAAGAAACCGTTTTAGAATTGATTATTCGTGATCATAATAAGTTAAAGTTCGAAAAACGAAAAGACTTAATTGGCAAAATTGCCAAAAAAATCAATAAAAAATTCGCTAAACAATTTGGTGAAGATATTGTAACTGCCGAAGTAAAAGATCAGTACTATAATATGAAAGAAAAAGTATTGCCGGTAAAACATATTGTTGACATTGCCGAAAAAGCAATGAGAGAATTGGGCATAAAACCGATCATTAAACCTATTCGTGGCGGAACTGATGGATCTCAATTATCATTTATGGGATTACCTTGCCCAAATATATTTGCTGGTGGTCATAACTTTCACGGAAAATACGAATATATTCCTGCCGAAAGCATCCAGAAAGCAACTGATGTAATTGTAAAAATTGCCGAATTAACCGCAATTCCAGGTACTTTTGATGTAGCTGAAAAACCTAAAAGAAAAAGATAA
- a CDS encoding formylglycine-generating enzyme family protein yields the protein MKNKTYWILAILTISIISIAYGYTKIIVPKQKLAAMDCAETPNTSDASLFKPTIENKNKPPLNKAPKGMVWIPGGEFSMGSNVEDESLCSIKGVTKDAAPIHQVYVDGFYMDQTEVTNDQFEAFVKATGYVTLAEIKPTHEEYPDAPLENLVAGSAVFTPTSAKVNLGNYMQWWSYVQGADWRHPEGAGSSIKGRGNYPVVQISYDDAAAYAKWAGKRLPTEAEWEFAARGGKSGQLYSWGNTLKPKGKFQANIYQGQFPIEKGDTGEDGYIGIAPTAQFEPNPYGLYDIGGNVWEWTNDWYTADYYDVLKQSGKVAKNPQGPESSYDPGEPNLPKKVQRGGSFLCTDQYCTRYMVGTRGKGDYKSPANHIGFRCVQ from the coding sequence ATGAAAAACAAAACCTATTGGATTTTAGCAATTCTTACCATCTCAATCATTTCAATTGCTTATGGCTACACTAAAATTATTGTTCCAAAACAAAAATTGGCTGCAATGGATTGTGCAGAAACTCCAAATACTTCTGATGCATCTTTATTCAAACCCACAATCGAAAATAAAAACAAACCTCCTTTAAATAAAGCTCCCAAAGGTATGGTCTGGATTCCAGGAGGAGAATTCTCTATGGGCAGCAATGTCGAAGATGAAAGCTTATGCAGCATAAAAGGCGTTACAAAAGATGCAGCCCCCATACATCAGGTATATGTAGACGGTTTTTATATGGATCAAACCGAAGTGACCAACGATCAATTTGAAGCTTTTGTAAAAGCTACAGGCTATGTAACTTTAGCCGAGATAAAACCCACTCACGAAGAATACCCTGATGCGCCGCTGGAAAATTTAGTGGCCGGATCTGCCGTTTTTACTCCTACTTCTGCTAAGGTAAATTTGGGTAATTATATGCAATGGTGGTCTTATGTTCAGGGAGCAGACTGGAGACATCCTGAAGGTGCCGGAAGTTCTATAAAAGGGAGAGGCAACTATCCTGTGGTTCAAATTTCGTACGATGATGCAGCCGCTTATGCAAAATGGGCCGGTAAAAGATTACCAACAGAAGCCGAATGGGAATTTGCTGCACGCGGAGGAAAATCAGGACAACTATATTCTTGGGGAAATACATTAAAACCTAAAGGAAAATTTCAGGCTAATATATACCAAGGACAGTTTCCTATAGAAAAGGGCGACACGGGCGAAGATGGCTATATTGGCATCGCTCCTACTGCTCAATTTGAACCAAATCCGTATGGCCTTTATGACATTGGAGGAAATGTATGGGAATGGACGAATGACTGGTATACCGCAGATTATTATGATGTTCTAAAACAAAGTGGTAAAGTAGCCAAAAATCCTCAAGGGCCAGAATCATCATACGATCCGGGAGAACCAAATTTACCTAAAAAAGTTCAGCGTGGAGGATCATTTTTATGTACCGATCAATATTGTACCCGTTATATGGTGGGAACAAGAGGAAAAGGTGATTATAAATCACCGGCAAACCATATTGGTTTTAGATGTGTGCAATAA
- a CDS encoding DUF6515 family protein has product MKNIKNSLGNTAALCLVGFFFLISIDSIAQRHGGGGAHRGGGAAHTRPATQSRPAVNRPARTNRPGANGSGTKVTRPANSNSKIGGNTVTNNRNRNTNISGNTVNRNRNNVNINVNNSVHVRNNRNTVVRPGVRPYARPPYVYGGYRYRAYHPYYFHPYTPFYWGPVWHPWGFFAATLAVTAIVVSVESTQYHYDQGVWYTPTSGGYTAVPAPVGGTVNNIPSGAETVNTGTVNNYYYGGTYYEKDGSSYKVVPPTAGTVVDNLPEGGEEVTIGDVKYVKFGETYYQPVQVDGKNKYEVVDVEKE; this is encoded by the coding sequence ATGAAAAACATAAAAAATTCACTTGGAAATACAGCAGCTCTATGCTTAGTGGGATTCTTTTTTTTGATTTCAATTGATAGTATCGCACAACGTCATGGCGGAGGAGGAGCGCACAGAGGTGGCGGAGCAGCTCACACAAGACCTGCAACGCAATCCAGGCCTGCCGTAAACCGACCTGCCAGAACAAACAGACCGGGAGCAAACGGCTCAGGAACTAAAGTTACCAGACCTGCTAACTCAAATTCTAAAATTGGCGGCAATACTGTTACTAATAATAGAAACAGAAATACCAATATTAGCGGTAACACTGTAAACAGAAACAGAAATAATGTAAACATCAATGTCAACAACAGTGTACATGTTCGCAACAATCGCAACACAGTAGTTAGACCTGGTGTACGACCTTATGCTCGTCCGCCGTACGTATATGGTGGTTATCGATATCGTGCTTATCATCCGTATTATTTTCATCCTTACACCCCTTTTTATTGGGGTCCGGTTTGGCATCCGTGGGGATTTTTTGCAGCAACTTTGGCCGTTACAGCAATTGTTGTAAGTGTCGAAAGCACTCAATATCATTATGACCAAGGTGTTTGGTATACTCCAACCAGCGGAGGTTATACCGCTGTTCCCGCGCCTGTAGGAGGAACTGTAAATAATATACCAAGTGGAGCCGAAACAGTCAATACCGGAACCGTCAATAATTACTATTATGGCGGAACATATTATGAAAAAGATGGAAGCAGTTATAAGGTAGTTCCTCCAACAGCAGGAACCGTTGTCGATAATTTACCTGAAGGAGGTGAAGAAGTCACTATAGGAGATGTAAAATATGTAAAATTTGGCGAAACTTATTATCAACCCGTTCAGGTTGACGGTAAAAATAAATATGAAGTTGTTGATGTTGAAAAAGAATAA
- a CDS encoding OprO/OprP family phosphate-selective porin: protein MYHSNKIIHLQKGLLSILLFFLSISVEAQLEKDTTKIITFRHGDKGIELRTKDNKFLFQLQSRLQFRFSTPNDQDPLTYDDYSQDKQTTFKINRARLKVGGHAFEPWLKYYWEYELSQSNLLDFRIMIEKWKWMSFKVGQWKVEYTRERFISSGEQQTVDRSFINRDFTVDRQMGVEVYGHLKGRGIADFNYWAAALTGTGRGNTANDDNNLMYFGRAQWNFLGRFLDFEGSDLEFHEKPTPIIAFSAITNRSPYTRFSQSGGGSLDGYENGLPGQYRVNQWNLETAFMYRGFSWQSEWHTKKIIDKLNNDDTTTLKGYYVQAGYFFHNVFAWWPQHLEMAGRHAAYRPDNSMRQNLQDETTIAFNWFFKGHKNKLTSEVSYFSFQDKSLPLEQGWRFRIQWDISL from the coding sequence ATGTACCATTCAAATAAAATAATACATCTACAAAAAGGCTTACTTTCTATTCTATTATTTTTTTTAAGTATCTCTGTTGAGGCACAGTTAGAAAAAGACACAACCAAGATTATTACTTTTAGACATGGAGACAAAGGAATCGAATTGCGTACCAAAGACAATAAATTTCTTTTTCAGTTACAAAGCCGTTTACAATTTCGATTTTCTACTCCAAACGATCAGGATCCACTGACTTATGATGATTATAGTCAGGACAAACAAACGACTTTTAAAATTAATCGTGCCCGATTAAAAGTAGGCGGACATGCTTTTGAACCGTGGTTAAAATATTATTGGGAATATGAACTGAGCCAGTCTAATTTACTGGATTTTAGAATCATGATCGAAAAATGGAAATGGATGAGTTTTAAAGTTGGTCAATGGAAAGTTGAATATACCCGTGAACGATTTATAAGTAGTGGCGAACAGCAAACTGTAGATCGCTCTTTTATCAATCGGGATTTTACTGTAGACAGACAAATGGGAGTTGAAGTATACGGACATTTAAAAGGACGCGGCATTGCTGATTTTAATTACTGGGCGGCGGCGCTAACAGGAACAGGACGCGGAAATACTGCTAATGACGATAATAATCTTATGTATTTTGGTCGCGCACAATGGAATTTTCTGGGAAGATTTTTGGATTTTGAAGGCAGTGATTTAGAATTTCATGAAAAACCAACCCCAATTATTGCCTTTTCAGCAATAACAAACCGGAGCCCTTATACGCGATTTTCACAATCCGGAGGAGGTTCTTTAGATGGTTACGAAAACGGGCTTCCAGGCCAATATCGTGTCAATCAATGGAATCTTGAAACTGCATTTATGTACCGTGGTTTTTCCTGGCAAAGCGAATGGCATACCAAAAAAATCATAGACAAATTAAACAATGATGATACAACGACATTAAAAGGATATTATGTGCAGGCAGGATATTTTTTTCATAATGTTTTTGCTTGGTGGCCGCAACACTTAGAAATGGCAGGAAGGCACGCTGCCTACAGACCTGACAATTCGATGAGACAAAACTTACAGGACGAAACGACAATCGCTTTTAATTGGTTTTTTAAAGGACACAAAAATAAACTTACATCTGAGGTTAGCTATTTTAGTTTTCAGGATAAAAGCCTGCCTCTTGAACAAGGATGGCGCTTTAGAATTCAATGGGATATATCATTATAA
- a CDS encoding quinone-dependent dihydroorotate dehydrogenase, giving the protein MYKLIIRPILFCFDPEEVHYFTFSFVKFISKIPGVSSIIKSIYEVKDTRLEREVFGIKFKNPVGLAAGFDKDAKLYKELSDFGFGFIEIGTVTPVGQEGNPKKRLFRLKADQAIINRMGFNNGGVLEAVERLKKNTGVLIGGNIGKNKVTPNENAVDDYIICFDALFDHVDYFVVNVSSPNTPNLRALQDKEPLTALLQTLQNSNGEKQKTSTQKIKPILLKIAPDLTDEQLLDIIDIVKTTQIAGVIATNTTISREGLQSENQAEMGGLSGKPLTKRSTEVIRFLSEKSNKAFPIIGVGGIHSADDAIEKLNAGASLVQLYTGFIYEGPALVKAINKKVLEQL; this is encoded by the coding sequence ATGTATAAATTGATAATTCGTCCGATACTTTTTTGTTTTGATCCAGAAGAAGTACATTATTTTACTTTTTCATTTGTTAAATTCATTTCGAAAATCCCGGGAGTTTCATCAATTATAAAATCAATATACGAAGTAAAAGATACCCGTTTAGAGCGTGAAGTTTTTGGAATTAAATTCAAAAATCCGGTAGGACTTGCGGCAGGATTCGACAAAGACGCCAAGCTATACAAGGAATTATCTGATTTTGGTTTTGGTTTTATCGAAATAGGAACCGTAACGCCGGTAGGTCAGGAAGGAAATCCTAAGAAACGTTTGTTCAGACTAAAAGCTGATCAGGCAATTATTAACCGAATGGGTTTTAATAACGGAGGAGTTCTTGAAGCCGTAGAACGTTTGAAAAAGAATACTGGAGTTTTGATTGGCGGAAACATTGGTAAAAATAAAGTTACTCCAAACGAAAATGCCGTAGACGATTATATCATTTGTTTTGATGCACTGTTTGATCATGTTGATTATTTTGTTGTAAATGTGAGTTCTCCAAACACTCCAAACCTAAGAGCCTTACAAGACAAAGAACCTTTAACAGCTTTGTTGCAAACGCTGCAAAACAGTAATGGAGAAAAGCAAAAAACAAGCACTCAAAAAATAAAGCCAATACTTTTAAAAATTGCCCCGGATCTTACAGACGAGCAATTATTAGATATTATTGATATTGTAAAAACCACTCAAATTGCGGGTGTAATAGCAACAAACACTACAATTTCAAGAGAAGGTTTACAATCTGAAAATCAAGCGGAAATGGGAGGATTGTCTGGAAAACCATTAACCAAACGTTCTACAGAAGTAATTCGTTTTCTATCTGAAAAAAGCAATAAAGCATTCCCAATTATTGGAGTAGGAGGAATACATTCTGCAGATGATGCCATCGAAAAACTAAATGCCGGAGCAAGTCTGGTACAATTGTATACCGGATTTATTTATGAAGGTCCGGCTTTGGTAAAAGCGATTAATAAAAAAGTTCTAGAGCAATTGTAA